A section of the Enterococcus montenegrensis genome encodes:
- the rplU gene encoding 50S ribosomal protein L21 translates to MYAIIKTGGKQVKVEVGQAIYVEKLDVEAGGKVTFDEVILVGGESTKVGAPTVAGATVEGTVEKHGKQKKVVTFKYKPKKHSHRKQGHRQPYTKVVIDAINA, encoded by the coding sequence ATGTACGCAATTATCAAAACTGGTGGTAAACAAGTTAAAGTTGAAGTTGGTCAAGCAATCTACGTTGAAAAATTAGACGTTGAAGCTGGCGGCAAAGTGACTTTTGACGAAGTTATCTTAGTAGGTGGCGAATCAACGAAAGTTGGCGCTCCAACTGTTGCAGGCGCAACTGTTGAAGGAACTGTTGAAAAACACGGTAAACAAAAGAAAGTTGTTACTTTCAAATACAAACCTAAAAAACACTCTCACCGCAAGCAAGGTCATCGTCAACCATATACTAAAGTGGTTATCGACGCTATTAACGCTTAA
- the proS gene encoding proline--tRNA ligase → MSEQKNDFTEWYLKTIQQAELMAYSPVRGSIIFRPDGFELWEHIQEEFNQFLKTQDIRNAYFPMLIPKSFFMKEADHIEGFAPELPWVTEVGDEKLDEPLALRPTSETMIGSAFSDWINSYRDLPYEINQWANVFRWEKKTLPFLRTSEFLWQEGHTAHADEADARKRTMAILDEYARLAEEFLAIPVYKGQKTPSERFAGAVDTFSIEAMMQDGKAVQAGTSHYLGTKFAEAFDITYLTKENKHTHVHTTSWGMSTRLLGSLIMTHGDEKGLVFPPTVAPTQIVLMPVGPWKKNPAIMEKLDALFATFKKAGYRVRLDDTDNSPGYKFNEWELKGACLRIECGPRDLENGHVMVKVRDLAEKNTVTFEELDAYVAEQLAIMPKRLLEKAKARNKANEHYDINTLDELKAHIEKCNEAGTVPGFVLVGWDGSEETEAKIKEETGFTTRNIPFEVPMEKEFDLVSGKPAKHTLWIARAY, encoded by the coding sequence ATGTCTGAACAAAAAAATGATTTTACTGAATGGTATTTAAAAACCATTCAACAAGCCGAATTAATGGCTTACTCGCCTGTTCGGGGCTCAATTATTTTTCGCCCTGACGGCTTTGAATTGTGGGAACACATTCAAGAAGAATTCAATCAGTTTTTAAAAACCCAAGATATTCGTAATGCCTATTTCCCAATGTTAATTCCAAAAAGTTTCTTTATGAAAGAAGCAGACCACATTGAAGGGTTCGCCCCTGAGTTACCCTGGGTAACTGAAGTTGGCGATGAAAAATTAGATGAACCTTTGGCGCTACGCCCTACTTCTGAAACAATGATCGGTTCTGCTTTTTCTGATTGGATTAACTCTTATCGCGATTTACCTTATGAAATCAATCAGTGGGCTAACGTTTTCCGTTGGGAGAAAAAAACATTGCCATTCTTACGCACATCGGAATTTTTATGGCAAGAAGGGCATACTGCACATGCAGATGAAGCTGATGCCAGAAAACGGACAATGGCTATTTTAGATGAATACGCTCGTTTAGCCGAAGAATTTTTAGCCATTCCGGTTTATAAAGGGCAAAAAACGCCTTCTGAACGTTTTGCCGGTGCTGTTGATACGTTTTCAATTGAAGCGATGATGCAAGATGGTAAAGCTGTTCAAGCAGGGACCTCTCATTATTTAGGCACAAAATTTGCTGAAGCCTTTGATATTACGTATTTGACAAAAGAAAACAAACACACCCATGTGCACACAACCTCTTGGGGTATGTCAACACGTTTGTTGGGCTCATTAATTATGACTCACGGGGATGAAAAAGGCTTAGTCTTTCCACCAACAGTTGCACCAACTCAGATTGTTTTAATGCCAGTTGGTCCTTGGAAGAAAAATCCAGCCATTATGGAAAAATTAGACGCATTATTTGCCACCTTCAAAAAAGCTGGTTACCGCGTTCGTCTTGATGATACGGATAATTCGCCAGGTTATAAATTCAACGAGTGGGAATTAAAAGGCGCTTGTTTGCGGATTGAATGCGGTCCTCGTGATTTGGAAAATGGTCACGTAATGGTAAAAGTACGCGACTTAGCTGAAAAAAATACGGTCACCTTTGAAGAATTAGATGCTTACGTAGCTGAGCAATTAGCTATTATGCCAAAACGCTTATTAGAAAAAGCCAAAGCACGCAATAAAGCAAACGAACATTATGACATTAATACCTTGGATGAATTAAAAGCTCACATTGAAAAATGTAATGAAGCCGGTACAGTTCCTGGCTTTGTTTTAGTTGGTTGGGATGGTAGCGAAGAAACCGAAGCCAAAATCAAAGAAGAAACAGGTTTTACAACCCGTAATATTCCCTTTGAAGTTCCAATGGAAAAAGAGTTTGACTTAGTGAGTGGCAAACCTGCAAAACACACTTTATGGATTGCCCGCGCATATTAA
- a CDS encoding O-methyltransferase, with amino-acid sequence MLNEMMDRPVVDARLVDYMRTKQKPLTGQLGELEEDAHKRRVPIIPHETVVFLQFLLGQIKPKEILEIGAAIGFSSSLMAQYVGAGHVTTIDRFDLMIKEAKANYEKLGLTKKVTLIEGDAAEVLPTLTGPYDFMFMDSAKSKYIAFLPECIRLLKVGGVLMVDDVFQGGTILDPVEDIPRKNRSIHRKLNQFLDVVMTHPDLTSSLVPLGDGILLITKEKETISF; translated from the coding sequence TTGTTAAATGAAATGATGGACAGACCGGTCGTGGATGCACGGCTCGTTGATTATATGCGAACCAAACAAAAGCCTTTGACGGGGCAATTGGGTGAATTAGAAGAAGATGCTCATAAAAGGCGGGTACCGATAATTCCCCATGAGACAGTTGTCTTTTTGCAATTTTTACTCGGGCAAATAAAACCAAAAGAAATTTTAGAAATTGGTGCAGCTATTGGTTTTTCTTCTAGTCTGATGGCCCAATACGTGGGAGCAGGTCATGTAACGACGATTGACCGCTTTGATTTAATGATTAAAGAAGCAAAGGCAAATTATGAAAAATTAGGTTTAACAAAAAAAGTGACCTTAATAGAAGGCGATGCTGCTGAAGTTTTACCTACATTAACAGGCCCTTATGACTTTATGTTTATGGATAGCGCAAAGTCAAAATATATTGCATTTTTACCAGAATGTATACGTTTATTAAAAGTTGGCGGAGTATTGATGGTAGATGATGTTTTTCAAGGTGGCACGATTTTAGATCCAGTGGAAGATATTCCGCGGAAAAATCGCAGCATCCATCGTAAATTAAATCAATTTTTAGATGTCGTGATGACACACCCAGATTTAACTTCAAGTTTAGTGCCTTTAGGTGATGGAATTTTATTAATTACCAAAGAAAAAGAAACGATTTCTTTTTAG
- a CDS encoding GNAT family N-acetyltransferase, translating into MTEKIRIASKQDAAAILAIYAPYVKETAITFEYEVPTLADFEKRIEQTLARYPYLVAEKEGVIVGYAYAGAYKGRSAYDWSCEVTIYLAKGEKSRGLGTRLYQALEAELYKQNVVQLLACVTAGNSASIKFHEKLGYQQVGNFPNVGYKFNQWYDILWLQKALQEVPRLPADFIAYQKIKDLR; encoded by the coding sequence ATGACAGAAAAAATTCGTATTGCATCAAAGCAAGATGCCGCAGCAATCCTAGCAATTTACGCGCCGTATGTAAAAGAAACGGCTATCACATTTGAATATGAAGTTCCTACTTTAGCAGATTTTGAAAAACGGATTGAACAAACGCTAGCTCGTTATCCTTATCTAGTAGCAGAAAAAGAAGGGGTAATTGTAGGTTATGCATATGCTGGTGCTTATAAAGGGCGGTCTGCTTATGATTGGAGCTGTGAAGTAACAATCTATTTAGCCAAAGGTGAGAAGAGTCGGGGATTAGGGACACGTTTGTACCAAGCTCTAGAAGCGGAATTGTACAAACAAAATGTCGTACAATTACTAGCTTGTGTCACGGCGGGAAATAGTGCTAGTATCAAATTTCATGAAAAACTAGGGTATCAACAAGTCGGTAATTTTCCTAATGTGGGTTACAAATTTAATCAATGGTACGATATTTTATGGCTACAAAAAGCGTTACAAGAAGTACCTCGTCTACCTGCAGACTTTATTGCTTATCAAAAAATAAAAGACTTACGCTGA
- a CDS encoding ribosomal-processing cysteine protease Prp, whose product MIKGTFKRNDSGQIVTFTLTGHAEAGPYGSDIVCAGVSALAISTINGIDALAGVAPKVEANESEGGYLKMDVVSGLTQEQTNIEQILLENLLLGLQSIEAENSEFIQINTITEK is encoded by the coding sequence ATGATCAAAGGGACATTCAAACGCAATGACTCTGGCCAGATTGTTACTTTCACATTGACAGGGCATGCCGAAGCTGGGCCATATGGTAGTGACATTGTTTGTGCTGGTGTTTCTGCGCTAGCAATCAGTACCATTAACGGCATTGATGCTTTAGCTGGGGTTGCACCTAAAGTTGAAGCAAACGAATCTGAAGGCGGCTATCTTAAAATGGATGTCGTGTCAGGTTTAACTCAAGAACAAACTAACATTGAACAAATTCTTTTAGAAAATTTGTTGTTAGGTTTACAGTCAATTGAAGCCGAAAACAGTGAGTTTATTCAAATTAATACGATTACAGAAAAATAG
- a CDS encoding uracil-DNA glycosylase — protein sequence MEYPKELVKIVNERSKNYALEGFVTGSGPLDPKLMIVGEAPGRKEIENLVPFSGQAGKELTACFASVGLTREDVYITSALRSRPYKINERVNKKTGAKEIVYPNRTPSKKEVFAHAPLLDYEIKAVKPKLIATLGNIGLKRLLGNTYTVSKFHGQIIKHPIQMLNEKMESYVWSKKDYTIVPLFHPAAIFYNRKLAPLIKADWQVIGQLLQTVDNN from the coding sequence ATGGAGTATCCAAAAGAACTGGTTAAAATAGTCAATGAGCGTTCAAAAAATTACGCCTTGGAAGGCTTTGTTACAGGCAGTGGTCCACTAGATCCTAAATTAATGATTGTTGGTGAAGCTCCTGGCCGCAAAGAAATTGAAAATTTAGTTCCCTTTAGCGGACAAGCGGGAAAAGAATTAACGGCGTGTTTTGCAAGTGTTGGATTAACAAGAGAAGATGTTTATATTACCAGCGCGCTTAGAAGTCGCCCTTATAAAATAAACGAGCGAGTCAATAAAAAGACAGGTGCCAAAGAGATTGTTTACCCAAATCGCACGCCCTCAAAAAAAGAAGTTTTTGCCCATGCCCCACTTTTAGATTATGAAATCAAAGCAGTAAAGCCAAAGTTAATCGCAACACTAGGAAATATCGGCCTAAAACGTTTATTAGGAAATACTTACACCGTTAGTAAATTCCATGGTCAAATAATCAAACACCCGATTCAAATGCTAAATGAAAAAATGGAAAGCTACGTTTGGTCTAAAAAAGATTACACAATCGTTCCCCTCTTTCACCCGGCAGCCATTTTTTATAACCGCAAATTAGCCCCTTTAATAAAAGCCGATTGGCAAGTCATCGGTCAATTGTTACAAACAGTCGATAATAACTAA
- a CDS encoding glycosyltransferase family 4 protein, with protein sequence MIKITMFSRADTIKGQGVGSAYNELIKLLKARFSNDFDVQINTYKKSDISHYHTINPEFYLSTFFKRRRGITVGYVHFLPETLEGSIHLAKPIQKIFNWYVLSFYRRMDKLVVVNPSFIPELKKAGIPAEKISYIPNFVSAGEFYQMSPEKKLALRQSHKIKPDKFVVLGVGQIQKRKGVDDFIRLAKENPEVSFIWVGGFSFGKITDGYEEYKEVYENPPANLTFTGIIDRSELVDYYNMANIFLLPSYNELFPMSILESFSCQTPVMVRNLALYESVISGYYLGADDFEEMNQDIKALQRNEALLKKYACLAHDASNYYSESHVGEIWYDFYTGLLKKEAEEVNI encoded by the coding sequence ATGATAAAAATTACCATGTTTTCTCGAGCCGACACGATTAAAGGCCAAGGGGTGGGAAGTGCTTATAATGAGTTAATCAAGCTATTAAAGGCGCGTTTTAGCAATGATTTTGACGTACAAATCAATACCTATAAAAAATCAGACATCTCCCATTACCACACAATTAACCCGGAGTTTTATTTGTCGACCTTTTTTAAGAGACGTCGTGGTATTACCGTAGGATACGTTCACTTTTTACCTGAAACACTGGAAGGAAGCATTCATTTAGCCAAGCCGATTCAAAAGATTTTTAATTGGTATGTGTTATCTTTTTATCGGCGGATGGACAAATTGGTAGTTGTAAATCCTAGCTTTATTCCTGAGTTGAAAAAAGCCGGAATACCCGCAGAAAAAATCAGCTATATTCCTAATTTTGTTTCAGCAGGAGAGTTCTACCAAATGTCCCCAGAAAAAAAATTGGCGCTCCGTCAAAGTCATAAAATAAAACCAGACAAATTTGTCGTTTTAGGTGTGGGGCAAATTCAAAAGCGTAAAGGTGTAGATGACTTTATTCGTTTAGCAAAAGAGAATCCGGAGGTTTCCTTTATTTGGGTGGGGGGATTTTCTTTTGGCAAAATAACGGATGGCTATGAAGAATATAAAGAGGTTTATGAAAATCCGCCTGCTAATTTAACCTTTACAGGCATTATTGATCGCAGCGAGTTGGTTGATTATTATAATATGGCCAATATTTTCTTGCTACCTTCTTATAATGAATTATTTCCGATGAGTATTTTAGAATCTTTTAGCTGTCAAACGCCGGTAATGGTCCGCAATTTAGCGCTATATGAATCCGTTATTTCCGGCTACTATCTTGGAGCAGATGATTTTGAAGAAATGAATCAGGATATTAAAGCATTGCAAAGAAACGAAGCGTTATTAAAAAAATATGCTTGTCTTGCTCATGATGCTTCCAATTATTATTCTGAATCCCATGTAGGAGAAATTTGGTATGACTTTTATACCGGTCTTTTAAAGAAAGAGGCAGAAGAAGTTAATATTTAA
- a CDS encoding cold shock domain-containing protein encodes MEGTVKFFNEKGGYGFLVNAHKQDMFVYQDDIVMPSDKVLFAGQRVTYEVAINQKVQQKAINVKLIN; translated from the coding sequence TTGGAAGGAACTGTTAAATTTTTTAATGAAAAAGGCGGCTATGGTTTTTTAGTAAATGCCCATAAACAGGATATGTTTGTTTATCAAGATGATATTGTAATGCCTTCAGATAAGGTGCTTTTCGCCGGCCAAAGAGTGACCTATGAGGTTGCTATCAATCAAAAGGTGCAGCAAAAAGCGATTAACGTAAAATTGATAAATTAG
- a CDS encoding alpha/beta hydrolase gives MANKWLKGVLWLGLLAFLLNTFHVNAKAEDRKVPITLENEALVMVPGTGATVDRFDKLIVQLQKTTACEVLKITVQTNGQLTIKGELSQKASQPIIVIGFADSSEETVPKQAVWYEKAIAYVQHQYGVEHYNFLGHSNGGLVLTDYLEYVSLSIDPKPNKILFLGTPFNDVGWKYNEMTPTFNEVKKVSDVLKRYLDNKQRLPKTISVVSVAGNVADGNSDGTVPVTSLLAGGLIYGDSQSYQTFLVTENAKHSQLVVHPTVMRLIQTFLWSAKK, from the coding sequence ATGGCAAATAAATGGTTAAAAGGAGTTTTATGGTTGGGATTGTTGGCTTTTTTATTAAATACTTTTCACGTAAATGCTAAAGCAGAGGATAGAAAAGTACCGATTACATTGGAAAATGAAGCATTAGTAATGGTCCCAGGCACGGGTGCGACGGTGGACCGTTTTGATAAATTAATTGTCCAATTGCAAAAGACAACTGCATGCGAGGTTTTGAAAATCACGGTGCAGACAAATGGCCAATTAACGATTAAAGGTGAGTTATCACAAAAAGCCAGTCAGCCGATTATCGTCATTGGTTTTGCTGACAGCTCAGAAGAGACCGTCCCAAAACAAGCAGTATGGTATGAAAAAGCAATTGCCTATGTTCAGCACCAATATGGTGTTGAACATTATAATTTTCTTGGCCACTCCAATGGCGGGTTGGTTTTGACGGATTATTTGGAGTATGTTTCTTTGTCAATTGATCCCAAGCCAAATAAAATTTTATTTTTAGGAACGCCATTTAACGATGTGGGATGGAAGTATAATGAAATGACACCGACTTTTAATGAAGTAAAAAAAGTCAGTGATGTTTTAAAACGCTATTTGGATAATAAACAGCGTTTGCCTAAGACAATTTCTGTTGTTAGTGTGGCTGGAAATGTTGCCGATGGGAATTCTGACGGGACTGTACCTGTTACAAGTCTTCTGGCTGGAGGACTAATTTATGGCGACAGTCAAAGTTATCAAACGTTTCTTGTGACTGAAAATGCGAAACATAGCCAGTTGGTTGTTCATCCTACGGTTATGCGATTAATTCAAACTTTTTTATGGTCGGCGAAAAAATAA
- a CDS encoding ATP-binding protein codes for MKRLDNENLKKYNKKIIWIPYFLVIMTFVAVGIFFVQALNAPFSQSAMAEIKDTWVYYAKDDPITLFKSRYVKRLNSVAPNETMVMERTMIRKVSNPTLLIQGNHQWLKVTVDDKTVYEHSQKTVTPTLLGKKNPGNIMTEVQLPKNYVGKTLRLEVSSPYKNYAGIPARVFIGDADSLLSYVVSVSLPQILILIVCTFISLAIMVFIGSELIKQKRLNWELILLACFSLTIALEAAAGDILAGLLFSPLVNSTMALLLAIFTPIFLISYYCLKMKKSQQYYRLWVIFHISFDLLILLWAVFTKIDLPEVKFYIDAANIFGTLATTIAAITEAHQKNRFFVICTPWIVLVAMAHCFIYITSVAQSNFYLVNISGLLFAVILLVIFIYTLVEGLTANEQNKRQMHFLELKTELLEDNHTAVVGHLQELEQLRQEFKQNLLLISDLGEDGNLPAVNEYLAKLLDETNQLNIIGDFSAHTLTNLILSRYQKNADKKSITVSFSADLPQDLNVADDDLSQILVHLLEHATRETYAIHDPKERQIHLQIHCINETLQIHCSHTAHYHTNIFDRSITTDFPQKEALDLFAIEKVAKKYRGQLTQLQDDNQDKISLSLSLNV; via the coding sequence ATGAAAAGATTAGATAATGAAAATTTAAAAAAGTATAATAAAAAAATTATCTGGATTCCTTATTTTCTTGTTATTATGACTTTTGTTGCAGTGGGCATTTTTTTTGTGCAAGCACTAAATGCCCCCTTCTCACAATCTGCGATGGCAGAAATAAAAGATACTTGGGTCTATTACGCCAAAGATGACCCCATCACATTATTTAAAAGTCGTTATGTCAAGCGGTTAAATAGTGTTGCACCCAACGAAACCATGGTAATGGAACGAACGATGATTCGTAAAGTTTCTAATCCAACCTTATTAATTCAAGGAAATCATCAATGGTTAAAAGTCACAGTCGACGATAAAACCGTCTATGAACACAGCCAAAAAACGGTGACCCCAACTTTATTAGGCAAAAAAAATCCCGGCAATATCATGACAGAAGTGCAATTGCCCAAAAACTATGTTGGTAAAACATTGCGGCTTGAAGTCAGTAGCCCGTATAAAAATTATGCCGGTATCCCCGCCCGTGTATTTATTGGCGATGCAGATTCTCTTTTATCCTATGTTGTATCGGTTTCCTTGCCCCAAATTCTAATTCTAATTGTTTGCACGTTTATCAGTCTAGCCATTATGGTCTTTATTGGTTCTGAATTAATTAAACAAAAACGGCTAAATTGGGAATTGATTTTGTTAGCTTGTTTTTCCCTCACTATTGCCTTGGAGGCTGCCGCTGGAGATATTTTAGCGGGATTGTTATTTAGTCCATTAGTGAACTCAACGATGGCATTACTTCTGGCCATTTTTACGCCAATATTTCTAATTTCTTATTATTGTTTAAAAATGAAAAAAAGCCAACAGTACTACCGACTATGGGTAATTTTTCATATTAGCTTTGATTTATTAATTTTACTTTGGGCTGTTTTTACTAAAATTGATTTGCCAGAAGTAAAATTTTACATTGATGCCGCTAATATTTTTGGCACCTTAGCAACTACCATTGCTGCAATTACTGAAGCCCACCAAAAAAATCGTTTTTTTGTCATTTGCACACCTTGGATCGTCTTAGTTGCCATGGCCCATTGTTTTATTTATATCACCAGCGTCGCACAGTCGAATTTTTATCTCGTCAATATTTCGGGTCTTTTATTTGCCGTGATCCTATTGGTCATTTTCATTTATACCTTAGTTGAAGGTCTAACCGCCAATGAACAAAACAAGCGTCAAATGCATTTTCTAGAACTGAAAACAGAGCTTTTGGAGGACAATCACACAGCTGTTGTTGGTCACCTGCAAGAGTTGGAACAACTCCGTCAAGAGTTCAAACAAAATTTACTGCTAATCAGCGATTTAGGCGAAGACGGCAATTTACCAGCCGTCAATGAATACTTAGCTAAGCTTCTAGATGAAACCAATCAATTGAATATTATCGGTGATTTTTCTGCGCATACTTTAACAAATTTAATCTTGAGTCGCTATCAAAAAAATGCAGACAAAAAAAGTATCACCGTTTCCTTTAGTGCAGATTTACCACAAGATTTAAATGTGGCTGATGATGATTTAAGTCAAATTTTAGTGCACCTTTTAGAACATGCAACGCGGGAAACCTATGCGATTCACGACCCAAAAGAACGACAGATTCACTTGCAAATTCACTGTATAAACGAGACATTACAAATTCACTGTAGTCATACTGCCCATTACCATACCAATATTTTTGACCGCAGCATCACCACTGATTTTCCTCAAAAAGAGGCATTGGATTTGTTTGCCATTGAGAAAGTTGCCAAAAAATATCGTGGTCAGCTAACACAACTACAAGATGACAATCAAGATAAAATCAGCTTATCCTTATCCCTTAATGTTTAA
- a CDS encoding iron-sulfur cluster biosynthesis family protein: MKLNITNEAAFYLADKLAGSKSFILALNDGSNQFSSAQGCCMIGDRFLIKPIKEKIAPFSEQLQNEQYQVYISDYEKIFLPHNITLDRSDSYGNFVLRSDEGILDMNVAFQTAE, translated from the coding sequence ATGAAACTAAACATTACCAATGAAGCTGCTTTTTACTTAGCAGATAAATTAGCCGGCAGCAAATCTTTTATATTAGCTTTAAATGACGGTTCAAATCAATTTTCATCAGCCCAGGGATGTTGTATGATTGGGGATCGTTTTTTGATTAAACCCATTAAAGAAAAAATAGCACCTTTTAGTGAACAGCTACAAAACGAGCAATATCAAGTGTATATATCCGATTATGAAAAAATTTTTTTACCCCATAACATTACATTAGATCGTAGTGATAGTTACGGTAATTTCGTTTTACGTTCTGATGAAGGAATATTAGATATGAATGTAGCTTTTCAAACAGCAGAATAA
- the rpmA gene encoding 50S ribosomal protein L27, whose amino-acid sequence MLMKMNLQFFAHKKGGGSTSNGRDSESKRLGAKRADGQTVTGGSILYRQRGTKIYPGVNVGKGGDDTLFAKVDGVVRFERKGRDKKQVSVYPVAKEA is encoded by the coding sequence ATGTTGATGAAAATGAATTTGCAATTCTTCGCGCATAAAAAAGGTGGCGGTTCTACTTCTAACGGTCGTGACTCTGAATCTAAACGTTTAGGCGCTAAACGTGCGGACGGTCAAACTGTTACAGGTGGCTCAATCCTTTACCGCCAACGCGGTACTAAAATTTATCCAGGTGTAAACGTGGGTAAAGGTGGCGACGATACTTTATTTGCTAAAGTTGACGGCGTGGTACGTTTTGAACGTAAAGGCCGTGACAAAAAACAAGTGTCTGTCTACCCAGTAGCGAAAGAAGCTTAA
- a CDS encoding signal peptidase I, with protein sequence MTNFKQMGLLGSVIVTIVMALALLITLLPHLFGMTISIVKDNDMQPTYPKGSLIFVRQVEPESIYVGEVVTYYVNQGESIQTRRVVAKEKNHVFYTKGDGNEQMEIGYVSSRNLIGQPVIHLPYLGHFVSRELLDLVQQIFWLIAGFITLTTIWHLVEHVIHNRQVRDY encoded by the coding sequence ATGACGAATTTCAAGCAGATGGGCCTATTGGGTTCAGTTATTGTGACAATTGTAATGGCACTGGCTTTGTTGATCACGTTATTGCCGCATCTTTTTGGGATGACAATTTCAATTGTAAAAGATAATGATATGCAACCAACGTATCCAAAAGGTAGTTTGATTTTTGTGCGTCAAGTAGAACCAGAGAGTATTTATGTTGGAGAAGTTGTCACGTATTACGTGAACCAAGGAGAAAGCATCCAAACGCGTCGCGTAGTTGCCAAAGAAAAAAATCACGTTTTTTACACCAAGGGAGACGGCAACGAACAAATGGAAATCGGCTATGTAAGTAGTCGCAATTTAATTGGACAGCCAGTTATTCACTTACCTTACTTGGGGCATTTTGTTTCCCGCGAACTTTTGGATTTGGTACAACAAATATTTTGGCTAATTGCTGGCTTCATCACATTAACGACGATTTGGCATTTGGTCGAACACGTTATACATAATAGACAAGTTCGCGACTATTAA